Below is a genomic region from Polypterus senegalus isolate Bchr_013 chromosome 13, ASM1683550v1, whole genome shotgun sequence.
TATATCTTGATTAAACCCCATGCCCTACACCAGATGAGCAGGTTGAGAAGATGGACGGTTAgatcttcataaaaaaaaaaatcaaaattgaaaaaaaaaaaaaaaatttattaaatcTGAGTAGAAATCACACATAACTCGCTGATTTCaaaaatacacagacagacaaagaaatgaagaaaacaaaaagctgaCACATGTATGTGAATATGCGGGACACATCAGCGGGACACATCAGCCGGAGTTCAGTCACTATAGGGCTTTTCAGAATTTGACTTCACCTCATTCATTTTCCCATTTAAAGTACAGAGTGGCTCCACCAGCTTGTTGTGAACCTGCATCATCCCTGAAAATAACAGACAGGACATTAAACATTTAACGTTAGTACTAATCTCAATCAAATCAGCCTATCTGTTCTTGTATGTGCAACATAACTCCGTAAATTGAACCTTCCTAACCACTTCAGGTCTGGAGGGCTGGAAGATATCCTTGAATCAGGTTCAAGGAGGAACCGGCTCTGGATTAGACACACATATCCAAACCCGTTTAGAATTTAGAAAGGTGCGCTTCCTCATAATGCTCACCTTTGAAATACTTCACTGTTTTAACTCTCAGCTCCAAGGTGGCATCTTCATCACAGACAAAGAGTGTTTGTGGATGCTGTTGGAAGGCAGACACCGTCCACATGTGGTTCACTCCTTCCTCTATCGCCTTGTACAGTGCAAATGCCTTGTGGGCCCCTGTAATGAGGATCATGACCTGAAAAAGCCAGGGCATAAAAATCACATCATTTGAAACCAAATGTCTGGATATACAGGGAGGACTTAACTATCATAACAACAGCTCCATAGCTAAAATGTTTGTCCATTATTAAAGTGCTTGATACAATAATTTTATAGACAGTCTCAAAATGAGTCTTGATGTATGAAATTTAAACTGAACACTTTGATTACAAAAGTCTTTGCAAGGAGAGCAGTTTTGCCAGTGCGGTGCAATATCTGGGGTATTGAACTTTACATCACAAGGCCATCGGCCCAATTTCTCTCCCCAATGCTCCATTTCTCAGttcaagtcacttaacctgcttgtgctgaaaaaagcaaacagaaacacTTCAAGGATTCAGATGTTAGAATCCCACACTCATTTGTCACTGTCTGAGTGAAGTCTTTCCCCTTTCTCTGCATGTCTATATGagctttcttccagttttcttctcttatacaaccccaaatcagaaaaagttgggatagtgtggaaaatgtgaataaaaaaagaaaaaagcaagttataaattctcctcaaattttatttcactgtagacagtatgaacacaaaataattcatgttttttttttttgtcaacatcatttgatttgtaaataaatatccattcttgccattcaggcttgcaacacatttcaaaaatagttgGGAGAGtgcagcatttaccactttgtacagttcccctgtctgttaacaacacttaaaagacgtttaggcattgaagaaatcaagtgactaagtgttgcaggtgttagtttgtcccattcttcctgcaaacaacaTTTTAGGTGCGCAACAGCACGGGGTCTTCGTTGACGCATTTTGCGTTTCAAAATGCGacaaacattctctataggagacaaatcagaGCTGCAGacaggccagtcaagcatccgcaccctcttcttacgcagccatgcctttgttatgcgcgcagtatgtggtttggcatcgtcttgctgaaataagcatgggcgtccctggaaaagacgtcgtcttgaaggcagcatttgttcctccaaaactgagatatacttctcagcactgatggtgccatcgcagaagtgcaagttacctttgccgaaggcactgacacaaccccataccatgacagaccctggctattggacttgtatctggtaacagtctggatggtccttttccacTTTGGTCTGCAGCACACgccgtccatttcttccaaaaaagatgtgaaaaaccgattcgtctgaccacaatacacgtttccactgcacaatggaccatcccagatgcctccgagcccagagaagtcgacggcgcttctggacactatttatgtagggcttccttttggcacagtacagttttagctggcatttcctaatgtaactacgtactgtagtgcttgagagtgacttcctgaagtagtcctgagcccacgcagttatatcatttattgatgaatggcGGTTTTTAATGGAGTGCCGTCTGAGGGCTTGGAGATCATGGCCATTCAGTTAAGGCTTGCGCCCTTGGCCTTTACGcacggtaatttctccagattccctgattcttttcactatgttatgcactgtagagggagaaatgcccaaaatctcttcctatctgtctttgagaaacgtttttcttcatcatttcaatgatttttgcccgcacttggtggcaaactggcgatcctctgcccatctttgctcctaaaggagtaggcctttcctcgatgctgcttttgtaccgaatcatgattgcaatcacctgttaacatcaccagtttcaaatcacatcattatttagttattatacctcattactaccctGAAttgccccatcccaactttttggaatgtgttgcaagcctgaatggcaagaatggatgtttatttacaaatcaaatgatgttgaccaaaaaaaacatgaCTTATCtcgtgttcatactgtctgcaatgaaataaaagttaagggaaatttgtaaattactgctttatttttttattcacattttccacactgtcccaactttttctgatttggggttgtacatAAAAATGTGTAGGTTTAGAATCAGTAAAACTACATGGCCTGTTTAAATGTGAATTTGGGCATAAATGAATCTTGAAATGGACTCCCGTTCAGAGCTCTTTCCTGATTTCCGTGTGCTGCCAGGATACACTCAGActtcctgcaaccctgaattagattacacaggtttgagaatgttatgttacaccTCAAAACAATTGTAGCAAAAACTGACCTTGCAAAAACATAAAGGCACTAACCAAGTATACAATACTAGCTGTACTAACTAtctaaaatgacataaataataAACGTAGGCCTCAGCGTTAACGTTTCCAGTGCACTATGTAATGCATACGTCTCCGTTATATGCCGTTTGGtaagagcagtgttaatgtttgcaatgcgccatctgttagaatgacaaatacaatgattttgattactaaaaatgtttgtgcatagcaaccagatggaaaCACAGACAACTATCCTTTCAttaaaatagattaaaatattTCTACCAGCCATGTAGCATCTTATTTGTTCTCTCTTAATTTTTGACAAGTTtgacattttaagaagtaaatcTCCAAATATTTCATCATTAATACTTCAGTCCACACAGAGACTAGAAGAATATtctccacacagacatggaacAGGAACCCTGCCAAGGATGAAAATGTTTAAGCTCTTCACTGAGAATGAGgagggtgggatttgaaccttgCCGTTTGGAGGTgtcagacagcagcactaaccattgtaATCCCACTATAAAAGATAACATAACATACCGAAGACCTGCTCAGTCCAGTTTAGAGTCAGAGGGGGATCCCAGGAGCATTGAATACAAGGCAAGAAAAAGCCCAGAAGAGCCAGGACCATTCACTCGTGGCGCCTCATTCACACATGGCTAACTtagaatgctttacaaaatacatactgatcaataaaaatgtgaaaatgagtgGACAggcaacataacaaaaacaacacagtCCACTACACTAGTTTGCAACTTTTGTTTAGTACTGATAGGCTGCTTCAGAACCACAGAccataatattatttaaataacgATACACCTTTGTGCTCAATACACTCCTAAAACCAGAGTAACTAATTGCTTTTGGACCAGATCAGCTCTACATCATCCACTTGCGATTCTTAAATTTATacatacattctcaaacctgctcaaTCATCAGAAGCCTATGACGACTACACTGAACATAAGGTAGGAAGCAACCCTGAATGAGTGGCCAGTTCACTAGAGGGCATACATGCAAACACTCACACTGGGATCAATTAGAGTCCCCAGTTAACTTAACCTGCACCTATCTGGGGATGTGAGGAAGTGGGAAGAAAACCCaaagacacaagaagaacatgcagactgcacaCAGACAGCAACTGGGTGCAATTTAAACCCAGGATTCTGAATCCATGAGACAGTAGCACTCACCACTGCACTAATCAGCCACCTTAttcttgcatttttaatatttctaagcAATAAACACACAATTTACATCTTGCAGGTTTTGCTTCATAGCATGCATTTACTTACATAAACTCTTCTTCTTacctatacagtgatccctcgctatatcgcgcttcgactttcgcggcttcactctatcgccgattttaaatgtaagcatatctaaatatatatcactgatttttcactggttcacggatttctgcggacaatgggtcttttaatttatggtacatgcttcctcagtttgattgcccagttgatttcatacaagggacgctattggcggatggcttagaaactacccaatcagagcatgtattacgtattaactaaaactcctcaatgatatacaatatgcttcccgcgcggtgcttgattgtttgcttttctctgtctctctcactctctctgacattctctgcgcctgacggagggcgtgtgagtagaggggctgtttgcacagaggctgtttgcctagaggatacggacgctcctctaaaaaatgccactttatcgcggtgcttcagcatacttaaaaacccaaaagcacgtattgattttttgattgtttgcttttctctctctctctctctctctctgacattctctgctcctgacacgcattcctttgaagagatgatatatttgcattcttttaattgtgagaaagaactatcacctctgtcttgtcatggagcacagtttaaacttttgactaaagggtgttatttcatgtctagagggctctaataatgttaacagtgtgggagagtttataagggcttaaaatatataaaaaataaccatacaaacatatggtttcttctttgcagattttcatctatcgcgggggttctggaacgcaacccccgtgatcgaggagggtgTGGtccgggcttgtgcctcctccagaccgcgagggggcgtccgtcctggttatgttgggggcctcgggtacagggtttggaagcccagccctgtagggacccgtggccaccgccaggcggtgccccgatgccggaacatcccgtgtggtccccgcccggggctggagcccggccgggaggcccaggaggaccagaggagggcttgtgcttcctccagaccgcaagggggcgatcgccctggttgtattgggggccacgggtagagggcttggaagcccaaccctgtaggggcccgtggccaccgccaggcggcgcccaggtgcctgaggaaccctggagcccagcacgaagtgctggggggaagacgacaggggacacccgtgcgcagccggcacttccgccacactggggtgtggccaggactgattgccgggaagcagctggagcccatccgggttcccatttaaggggtcgcctccctccagtcagcagtggatgtcgggtggaagaggacggagctggagtgaggactggaggcggctaggagaaagagaggcacaggactgtgtggcctggacattgggggaatcggtgctcgaagcactggggtttgtgactgcactaatttgtaaatattgtacaaataaacgtgtgttgggtggaactatgttgtccatctgtgtgtgtccgggccagcgttcacaagggattactgtagatgACAAGCAGCATAAATGCAGTCCCTATAAGaattattcacccccttggaagtttatacattatttttgtaCTGCATTGaatcagtggatttaatttgactgtgaacagtctctccagtctcattCATTGTTACTTGTGACTCCTTTCGCTTTACCTTAGGTCTCTTGTTGGCCTTCCTCACTAGTGTGCTTCTGACATGATTAGTCAGTTTTTTATCTATGGCCTGCTCTAAATAGATTTACAgatgtgccatactctttccattttttaataaataatttcatgttactgcaatggatattcagtgacttggacattttcttgtctccatcttcTGATTTGagtttttcaaatcacatttTCAGAGTTGCTTGGAATGTtcgtttgtcttcattgtgtagattagGCCACAATTCTgattcaccacaagttggacgTTTATACTGCAAACAACTGATACCTCAGACAGGTAATCTCCACTGAACTAATAATGTGATTTCTATACCAGTAGGGATTACAGTGTGTCATATTATTAATTctatattatatttgtaattaatttaaaccactttaCTGAGATCTGTTTTTCCTTTGATATtatagagtctttttctgttgatcagtgtcaaaaaagccaatttaAATCCACCacgattacattttttataacaatCTTCCAtggtaaaaaatactttttatagtgaTTGTAAATAATAGATTTTCTAAGAATCAGGCCCACCCTTTTCAACTATTCATTCTACTTGAATGTTGTTACATTACTTCTCACCTCCCTAGCATCCATGACAGTTCCAACTCCAACAGTCAGTGCCATTGTAGGAACTTGGGAAAGGTCACCATTGAAGAATCTGGCATTGGCAAGAATAGTATCCATTGCTAAAGTTTTAACTCTGGTTCGAGAAACCAAGCTGGAGCCAGGCTCATTAAATGCGATGTGTCCATCGGGTCCAATAccttaaaccaaaaaaaataaaatttaacgtttatttttttttaaatgaaagatgtTAAAACTATTAAAGTCAGATGTTGAAGAGTCTATAATCAAAATTTGTAACTCCTGCAACCACCCACCTacagaaaatgtgatttttttcacaCACATAATTATATTGCTGTTAATTTCAAAATACCAGTCAcactctaaataaaaataaagcatcaccgtagaccaggggtcctcaatctcagtcctggagagccacagtggctgcaggtttttgttctaacccggttgcttaattagaaagcaattctcgccagtaatttaatttcatgacttgttagttgctttaactctgctaactCTGCCAGGCAATTCTCagatcctagattttcttcccctttctaaggatatcatccaaatgatttgaaggctaaaatggacgagtcattctcagtccttcactttcttctcttcactttccttccaagtatttaattaaacccaatagtgcttgataaatacacacacaggtgtaaatggtaacaaggtaaatggagaaatgctggtctcttttgtcatttgcatgttattgctaattaggagccattaaaaatcaagaatacaTCTCTTTAAGACTCTTTTAagtaagcaataagggttcaaaatcttaatgagcgagaccactaaagtgcAGCAGAAacgtgttacttgagcaataagggcttcttattaagcaactgggttggagcaaaaatctgcagccactgcggccctctgggACCGTGAtagaggacccctgctctagactgtCCAGTGACATTGAATCACTATGGGATCCATCAGCTTTTGATACAACTCCTCAGTGGTCATCTTCTGGttcaattaattacatttagGAACATCACCCTTTCCATTTGAATTACCCCCTACAAAAAGCTCTATCCCTCCTGCGGCTTTGATCTTCTCTTCGAATGCATTGCACTCTGCTTGCAGATCAGGGGCATTCCCATCCAGTATATGGACATTCTCCGAACACACATCAATGTGCTTGAAAAAATTGTTCCACATGAAGGAGTGATAGCTCTCAGGGTGATCTCTTGGAAGTCCTAGATGGAACAGATTATGAAAAGACAGTAAGGATACTCTACAAAATTTGCTTAATATATTCCATTTTTTGCAAATCATCTTAACACTTAAAAGgtagtttaataaataaaacaaaagaggcTGCCCAATTAGCAAGAGATTTCCAGAATAATATTCCCCCAGGGCAGCACAGGCAAGGAGGAACATTAatgatggacagagagagaagaagCCCTGACCCCAGCAGTCAGATAACACCTTTGTGTgccaattcacacacacacactggggcagGAAATGTAGCAGATTCTGAAGAAACTCTGAAAGAAAGCTCTCAAAATGCGTCAGAAATCCAATGAGGCCTTGGACAGCAAGTAAAAGGCAGAATTCCTCCAGGCAAGCAAGTGACAAGAGACATATCCCACTAGAGGAACTGTTGTTCAAAGGAGTTCACAAAGTCCAGAAGCACCCCTGGAGGTTAGCTTGTCAGGCATTTGGCGAGCTGGAGCACCCAGGACCGCCTGACAGCATTCTTTTTTCATGGCTTTTTAGCTATACAGAGATACTCCTGTCACTGGGAGCGATTCGGGGACTTGGATAACAAGATAGGCTCGAAAGGCAATCATCTGCAAATGGCAAACTATTGAAAATTTGGAGTCATAAGCTGAGaggatgagattttttttttttttgcttcttaggAGTTGGAAAAATGTGGAAGCCACTCGATAATCAGGAATATGATGTTAGCAAAGCCTTGTGGGGCAACCGTTTTGCTTTGTTCAtcgttttgttttttatgttttcttactGATTATCCTTTGCTTACAGTGTGTTTTGTTAAAGTAAAGGCAAAATTTTTGATACTTGGTCCCCATTTTAAGCCAAGCGTAGACAGGTGCTAGGTAGCACTACCCAAGTCACAAACATAAGTTAGTGTATGTGTTGCATATAAAGAAAATGATGCACCTTCACTTTTGACAAATTCTGCAAGAACAAATTGTGCTTCTCCACAACTTGCAAAGGGGATTCATGCCACAAGGATGTCAATGCTGATTATTAAATGAGTTATTGACAGTTGTTcagaagttttagaacacctcagtttttcttcaaatgtaatcagctgaaatgcaataaatgtaaaactgcatgaggtttacatttaaagttcacattagcaaaaactgaaaaaaggaaaattttagaatattacaattgggccttcttcagggaacaactaataggttacaacctaccaATGTTCTGCAgcactttttaaagtaaattaagccttgtaagTTGAAGCAACAATTTGGAAGGGTGTCCCACCTCTGTCTGTCTTAGAgagatacgaggtgtggcagaaaagtaatgagactgattttttatttaccaaagtttttatttttttcaaacatcaatgttatccccttcaaagtagttcccttgggcagctacacactgatggagacgttgttcccactgttggtagcagcactggaagtcttcaaccgctATGGTCTTCAGCAtatccgttacactcttttggatgttttctaaagtcccgaaatgacgtcctttgaggacatttttcagtttagcaaaaaaaggaaaaagtcacacggactgaggtcaggtgaataagggggctggggaaccacaggaatgccttttgaggtcaaaaattctgttatggagagggcagtttttcggcaccattttggcacagaccttttgcatgtgcaaatgttcagtcaaaatttgatgaacggtaaatctgttcaaatttaattgttcactcaacattcttaatgttaaacgacagtctgatctcactagagtgttcacacgttcgatgttttcattggttttcgaagttgaaggcctccctgaacggtgttcatcttcaacgtgttttctgccttccaaaaatgatttgtgccagcgaaaaacttgagctcgggataaagaatgttccccataggcctgttttaacttttcaaacgtcacacttgccgtttaatggcacgttgctccaaattccgctgttccattttacGTGacacacaacttcgctaatagcagtcacaaaaaccacgtagttaacggaaggagttgaaactcgcactgagctatgggagggtactgatacacgtgctctatcaaggacaacagcgcagcgttgccagatcgcttgcagtgttgccagtctcattacttttctgccacacctcgtacaatACTTTAAGCATTTGAGCAGATGGtgcagtaacacagtctgttccagttctgctttattataaagaaaaaatcttacgatgagacgtgatctttggaagagacagagagacactttcacgtcccataaGACGGACAAGttacgtcatacttacaacctttggaagcaagtcctgtgatacacatgcagagcaggttagagaacatggaagcaggaaaattcgaaagtctcaaaaaaattaaagtaaagatcgcattagcgcaaacaaatggaaaatattacttggtgaaataacggaacagcgaaaagagatcgaatagtgtttgaggatgtctggggaacaagagagacaaaaggacagctgctgtacaggcttttaaacgttcgaaatgcagatcacgtggcacggcagcatcagcagcaatccagcagcggatcaagcaaagaggaggttaaaaaaaactgtatttgtttccgaTTGTACCACTGTTTAAGCGGGGTTTCGGAGAAGCagctgtgtctccttggggtgcattcagcccccctcttcacaatggtgaATACTTCTGGCGGGGAGGgaaaggggttggtgagcgaagccccctagtattaaataaatttaaaaagacagcctaggTTGCATGAATTTGTATGGCTAGGGGGTGCAGTGGATGgtggtgctgcctcacagctccagaacaCTTGGCTCAGTTCCCAGGCCTGGTCCTTTTCTGTGTGGAGTCTCCACATTCTCCTTGGGACTGCTTGcgtttttctccaggtaccccCTTTTTTGTGAACTTAGtcagtgactctaaactggctcaGTATGACTAAGTTTGAGTGTgtagctcctgccttgtgcctgatgctgccaagtTAGGTTTCTGCCACTCCTAACATGGAGATGGACAATCCAAGTACAGAACACAGTCTGAGCACAGAGAAATGTAACAATTTAGAGAAAGAGAGTAAAAATAGGACAAACAAAGCAGTTAACCATAAAAATAACCAAGTTAACAACTATAATTTGAAGGGTGACTCAAACAATGATGCAATCAGCTTTTTTTAGTGCTTGTCTCCAAGTGACATTTCCTTGAAACCTCTTAGGATGTATTTACTAAACTGAAAGAAAGCTTAATCACTAAATATACTGCACAACTCTTAAATCAATGAAAGGACAGGGAAAGAGCAAGGAGAAAATAACATGAATTCAAAATCAATTACCATAATGACGACCAACTACAATTTTCTTTCCCAATGTGAGAACAACAAAGATGCAGCATCTCACTGGGCTGGTCTTTCAGTTGGTATACAATGAATTCTGCCATTACATACAAG
It encodes:
- the gnpda1 gene encoding glucosamine-6-phosphate isomerase 1, with product MKLIILDDYDQASEWAAKYIRNRIAHFNPGPGRYFTLGLPTGSTPLGCYKKLIEYFKEGDLSFKYVKTFNMDEYVGLPRDHPESYHSFMWNNFFKHIDVCSENVHILDGNAPDLQAECNAFEEKIKAAGGIELFVGGIGPDGHIAFNEPGSSLVSRTRVKTLAMDTILANARFFNGDLSQVPTMALTVGVGTVMDAREVMILITGAHKAFALYKAIEEGVNHMWTVSAFQQHPQTLFVCDEDATLELRVKTVKYFKGMMQVHNKLVEPLCTLNGKMNEVKSNSEKPYSD